The window GCGCTCGTTTGGCGAAAGTGCTGGGCGTAAAAATAGCTGATGACGAAGTAACAGAAATTCTTCAGCGTCTGGGTCTGGAAGCTACCTATAACAGTGGTGAATGGCAGGTTCAGGTTCCGTCATACCGTTTTGATATTGCCATTGAAGAAGACTTAATTGAAGAAGTGGCGCGTGTATATGGTTACAATGCGATTAAAGCAGCGGCGCCAGCAGCGCAGCTTCGCATGACTGATCGCAAAGAAGCTTCAGTGAGTCGCCATACCCTAACGAATGCACTTGTTGAACGCGGTTATCAGGAAGCTATTACGTACAGCTTTGTTGATCCTAAGCATCAGGCCATGTTGTTTAACGAAACTGCAGCATTAACCTTGCCGCACCCCATTTCGGTCGATATGTCGTCTATGCGTGTCAGCTTGTGGCCTGGGTTGGCGGGGGCTGTTGCACACAACCAGAAACGTCAGCAAGCCGTATTGGCGTTTGTTGAAACGGGCTTACGTTTTATTCCAGATGAAAGCGCGGAAAATGGCGTTCGTCAGGAGCCGGTGCTCGGCGGCATTCGTGCCGGAAAAGCACATACCGAACACTGGTCAGAAGGTGAGCGTGCGGTCGACTTTTTCGATGTAAAAGGCGACGTTGAAGCCTTATTGGAAAAGACCGGCGAGGCGAATTTATTCCGCTTTGTTGCTGACCAGCACGATGCATTGCACCCAGGGCAATCTGCGGCAATTTATAAAGGTGAACGCAAAGTCGGCTTTATGGGCGCTTTACACCCGCAGCATGAAAAGGCGTTAGGCTTAAATCAGCGTGCTTTTGTGTTTGAAATTGAGCTGGACGCAATAGCTGTTCGTCGTATTCCGGCAGCTCAGCCTGTGTCGCGTTACCCGAGTATTCGTCGTGACTTAGCCGTTATTGTTGATAAGCACATTGCGGCGGGTGAACTGTTGGCTGCGATGGAAAATATTGGCGTAAAACAGTTAGTTGACCTAAACTTATTTGACGTATACGAGGGCGACGGCGTGCCTGAAAACAAACGTAGCTTGGCGTTGTCTGTAACATTACAGGATGCTGACAAGACGTTAGAAGAGGCCGACGTCACTGACATTATGACTCAATTTATAGACACCTTAAGAAGTGAGTTTAATGCAACATTGAGGGATTAAACTATGGCGCTAACCAAAGCAGAATTGGCGGAAGTCCTGTTTGAGAAACACGGTATTAGTAAGCAAGACGCAAAAGCGCTTGTTGAAGATTTTTTTGAGGAAATACGCACTGCTTTGGAAAGTGGTGAGCAAGTGAAGTTATCGGGCTTTGGTAATTTCGAGTTGCGAACCAAGGGCCAACGTCCGGGAAGAAACCCTAAAACCGGTGAAGAAATTCCGATTAAGGCTCGCCGAGTGGTGAGCTTTAAGCCAGGTCAAAAGTTTAAGAGTCGTGTAGAGAATGCAGAGCCTGAATAAAATCAGGCTCTTTTTTATTTGAAGAGTAAGAAATTAAGCTCTGAAGAATAGGCTGCTGAATGGATTAAGTAACCGACTGATGCCTGAGGTGAAATGCAGTGGGGCATCCAGAGTTGCTAACGTCAGACAGTCTTGCTCTTGAGTTTCAGGTGTATGTGTTTTTGATGGATCAAGCAACACAAAGTCACCGTCTTTATACTCATCTTTTTCGTCATTAAACACACCATCCAACACCAGTGTTGCTTCCTGACCCTTGTGTGTATGCTCAGGAACTTTGGCACCAGGCGCCATATAAATTAGGTTCGTCTGGTTACCATTTTCAAGCGTCAGCGGCGCTCGCCATAGTTTCCCAACCAATTTTGACCAGTCGCCAATACGGTGACTATTGTGCGCCAAGGTTCTCGGTAGTGTGAAACGGCGACCTTCAAGATATAAGATATCGCTAGGCTCGTTTTCTACTTTGTTGCAAACCGAAGACTGAAAAATAGCTTCGAGCATTTGGTCACACTGACTTTTGGTCATCGCGTGGTTAGCCACATTGACAATAGTGTCCAGGTTATCCTCACACAATTTCTGTTCAATGTCGCACACCGTTCGACGACACGCCTTACACATATCGACGTGAGTCCCTACGACTATCGTCATGGCTGCACTTAAATCACCTGCAGCATATTGGTATAAAAGGGCTTCGCCCGGGTGCGATTTAATCACCATTGACTATCAACTCTTTTAATTTCTTAAGTGCTAAACGAGTTCGGGACTTGATAGTCCCTAAAGGCACGCCAAGAGCATCAGAAACTTCCTGCTGTGACTTACCTTCAATGTAAATTTTTTCAATGACAATACGTTGAGCGTCTGGAAGTTGCGCATAATATTGCGAAATTTCCTGCATCAACACGTCGTTGTCCAAACTGTAACCATCGTCTAAATTGTCGTTCTGCTCTGACAAAATAGGCCAAAGTTCATCGGCACTGATGTCATCTTTACGTTTTTTGTTTTTACGTAAAAGATCAAAACGAATATTACGAGCAATGGTAAATATCCAAGTTGACGGTGAACCTTTATCTGGCTTAAACAAATGCGCTTTATGCCAAACATTCGTCATGGTTTCCTGAACCAGATCCATGGCGGTTTGTTCGTTGCCAAATTGCCGTGTTGCGTAAGATTGCAGTTTGGGCGCGAAATGTCGAAACAGTTCACTGAAAGCCGCTCGGCTTCGAGTTTCAGCTATACTTGCAAGCAGTTCGGCTGCACGTTCTGCAGCGTCTGTTTGGGTGGTATTCATAGACCCCCGAGTCGATGTTCTTCCTGACACCATCTGCATAATTAGACCTGCTATCTTTCCACAATGTACCAATTAATACTTAAGCTCCGAATATTCGGATCACTCGATGACAGAAATTTATTTATTTGCCCATTAAGTCTAGCAAATATTCCTGCGTTTTTAGACAACTTTCCTCTTTTATTAAAGATTGTTTCGTGTCTGTGTCGAGTGGGAGAATTTCAAGCCAGCGCGAGCAAAGCCAGTCAAGCCTGTCGTAGCTTAAATCTGGCAGCAATTCAGAGAGCTCAGGATAGGTTTCATAAGCTTCCTGAAGTTTTTCTTTTAGGTTTATACAAGAGTCCGGCAAAGCTGCTTGTGGCCAAGCTGGTAAGTGTTCAATGTTGCCAATTCTCAAATTATCAGACTCTAGCCAATGGCCAAGAATGCGAACTCGGCTCTGACCTTCGACAGTAATACCAAGCAAACCGTCGTCGCGTGGCTCAAAATCGATGATTTTTACCGAAGTGCCATAAGGACGAATGTAGTCGTCTTCCGCCGGTGACTTGTCGTTATCAAACATGGCTATGACAAACTCTGCGTCGCGTTGCAATGAGTCCTTAACCAAACGAATATAGCGAGGCTCAAATATACGCAGCTTCATACGCCCCTCAGGTAAGACTTGAGAGGTGAGGGGAAAAATCGGTAACTGCTCAGACAACGACATAACACCTCTTTCCGCTGAACTCGTGTGAATTAACTCCTTCTACGTGCGTTAAATCAAAGTTGGATCTATTTTTGTTACAAGAAACGAAACTATTTTTTACAAAGCGCCGTAAATTAAACCAGCACAATACTGGAATGACGTTAATAAGAGGGAAGCACAGTGCGTTTAAAAGTTGGTATTAGCTCTTGCCTTATGGGCGATGAAGTGCGCTTTGATGGCGGTCATAAGCGCTCTGCGTTTGCGACCGATGAACTGACTCGTCATATTGATTTAGTTCGGTTCTGTCCAGAGGTGGGTATTGGCATGCCAGTCCCCAGACCCACGATTCGGCTGGAAAAGCACGGTAGCAATGGCAGCGAAACCGTTGAAGCGGTCGTACCGAAAACCGGTGAAATCGTCACAACGGAGCTGTCTGATTTTGCCGACAAAATTCAGATTAAGGCAAAAGATCTGAGCGGCTATATTCTTTGCGCAAAGTCACCCAGTTGTGGAATGGAGCGTGTGAAGCTTTATGATCCTGAAACTGGACATGCTCGCAAAGAGGCTACTGGTATTTTTGCTTCTCGTCTGCAAGAAAACAACCCGGCCATGCCATTAGAGGAAGACGGTCGCTTGAACGACCCGCATCTGCGAGAAAACTTTATTATGCGGGTTTATGTGTATGGACAATGGAAGCAAATTGAGGACACGCCAACGAAGAATAACCTGTTGAGCTTCCATAGTTCCTGCAAGCTTTTGCTGTTAGCACACAATCAGCAACGCTATAGAGAGCTGGGCAAAAGACTTGGCGAGACCGAGGTTGTCGATGCTGAGTTTGCTACGCAGTATATTCGGGACGTCATGGAGGCATTATCGGAACCCGCATCGCGTCGTAACCACACCAATGTGCTACAACATATTCAAGGGTATTTTAAAGGCGACTTAGACCCCCAACAACGTGAAGAACTCAGCGATATTATTTTGCAGTATCACGATGGCATTCTACCGTTAATGTCGCCGTTAACACTGATAAAGCACTATCTACGTGAGTTTCCGAAAGCGTATCTCGATAACCAATGGTACTTGAACCCGTATCCGGTCGATTTGAAACTTCGTTATGGTCTATAAAGGGCAGAACCAATGAAAAAGGCAATTTGGTTTCGAAGCGACTTACGTACGTTAGATAACGAAGCATTATATTTGGCGACCCAGTCAGAGGTAGCTCCTGAAGCGATTTTTCTGGTGTGCGAGGACACCTGGCAGTGTCACCATTGGGCGCCAATTAAGCAGGACTTTTTGTGGCGTACTCTCGAAGTGCTCAACGAAAAGTTGGCGGCATTGGGTATCAAACTCCATATTAAAAATATTGGTAAGTTTTCAAAAACAGGTGGTGCGCTTCGCGAATTTTGTAAAACGCATAATATCAATAAGCTGTATTTTAATGCCGAATACGCGCTGGATGAAAAAAATCGCGATAGGGCGGTAACCGCGGTTTTAAAAAATGACGGTGTTGAGGTAAGTAAGCACCATGGAAACCTGCTTATTAAGCCTGGCATGGTGAAAACTCAGCAGGGTGAGTACTATAAAAAGTTCACGCCTTTTAATAAGCGCTGGCGAGCGGTTTTAGCTCAAGAAATAGACGTTACATCGCTTAAACCGAACCTCTTCCCGAACATTAACCCCGAACCTTTACCGAACGTTTCGCTGAAAGCTCAGGATTCATCACATTATCCAGCAGGCGAAGAGGCGGCTTTAAGTAAGCTGGGGCAGTTTGTAGGGCATTCGGTAGAAGTTTACCAGACTGGTCGCGACCGACCTGATGAGAACCACACCTCTGAGCTTTCTGCCTATCTTGCGATTGGAGCTATTTCTCCAGTGACGGCGGCCAGAACCTTACAGCAATTCTCGCCGGAGTTTCCTTATGGTTTACCGGAAGGTCCCGATACCTGGCTTGCCGAACTGGCCTGGCGAGAGTTTTATCAGCATTTAATGGACTTTGAGCCGAGACTGTCGAAAGGGGAAAGCTTCCAGCGAGAAACGGACAGTATTCAATGGCGCGATGACGAAAAAGGGTTTATCGCATGGTGCGAAGGAAAGACCGGGTACCCGATTGTTGATGCGGGTATGCGCCAGCTGAATGAAACTGGCTGGATGCATAACCGCTTACGCATGATAACGGCTAACTTTTTAGTTAAAGACTTACTTATTGACTGGCGCAAAGGCGAAGCTTATTTCATGCAAAATCTAATAGACGGAAGCTTTCCGGCGAATAATGGAGGCTGGCAGTGGAGCGCCTCTGTAGGTACTGATGCGGTGCCTTATTTTCGTGTGTTTAACCCGGTTAGGCAGAGCGAAAAGTTTGATCCGCAGGGGGCCTATATTCGTAAATGGGTTAAAGAGCTCGATAGTGTGCCGGATAAGCACATCCATTGGCCACATGAGTGGCTCAAGAATAAGAGTAATAATGAGTATTATCCGCCGATCGTCGAGCACAAAGCGGCTCGCGAACGTTTTTTAACAACCTTTAAGCAGGTGAAACATGGATAACAAAGAGTTGGTCGACGCATTAAAGTCTTTTTACGACGAATTAAAAACCGACAACCTTGATGACATGGACGATATGTATCACGACGAGGTCAGTTTCACTGACCCGATTCATCAGGTTGTTGGACTAGAGGACTTAAAGAAATACTTTAAAGGCACGATGGAGAACGTTGAGTACTGTCATTTCACATTTGATGATGAGTGCGTGAGCGAAGAAAGAGCCTATTTGTCGTGGCAGATGCGCTACTCACATCCCAAAATTGGCAATGGTATGGAAATTATTCTGCCGGGCGTTTCTTATATTAGCTTCGAAGACGGCAAAATTCGTGAGCAGCGCGACTATTATGACTTGGGTGCAATGCTTTATGAACACGTGCCGTTGGTTGGCTACGTTATTGATAAAATTAAAAGCAGGTTGGTCAGCGAATGAGCATTCTAATTACCGGCGCGTCGTCAGGTATCGGCCGTCAACTGGCATTGGACTACGCCGCAAGAAGTGAACACGTCATTGTGTGTGGACGCAATCAGGAAGCACTTGAAGAAGTACAGTCTGAATACCCTGAGTTCATCGACACATTGGCGTTTGATATTACCGATAAGAACGCGACAATTGAGGCTTTGAGTAGTGTTGAGACGTTGAACCGCGTTATTTTGTGTGCCGGTGTCTGTGAGTATTTGGATACTAATAGCTTCGACGCAGATATGTTTGAGCGCGTATTCCGGGTGAACGTATTTGGCACCATGAACTGCGTGGAAGCGGCGTTACCGAAAATGGCGCAGGGCTCAAAGCTTGTCATTGTGGATAGTTTGGCACGGTTGCTGCCCTTCACCAAAGCACAGGCTTACGGTGGCTCGAAAGCGGCCATGCACTACATTACGCGCAGCCTGGAAGTGGATCTGAAAAAACGCGGTATTCGAGTGCAAAGTGTTTCCCCCGGTTTTGTTAAAACACCGATGACCGACGCAAACGACTTTGAAATGCCAATGCGCGTTACCGTAGAAACCGCATCGAAAGCCATTATTAACGGCATTGACAAAAACAAAAGAGATATCGCATTTCCGAAGCTTTTCAGTGGTATGCTCAAGTTTATGGGACTTCTTCCGGAAGGCATGCAAGTGAAGCTTTCCGAATACATGGCAAGGAAGCAGTAAATGAAAATTGCAGTTATAGGTAGTGGTATTGCAGGGCTAACCTGTGCCTATTATTTAAGTCGAGAACATGAAGTCAGTGTGTTTGAGAAGAGAGACCGCATTGGCGGGCACACCTGCACTAATGACGTAAAAGTCAATAATACGATGTACGCGGTGGATACCGGTTTTATTGTTTTTAATGACAAAACGTATCCACGCTTTAAGCGGTTATTGCGGGAGTTAAAAGTGGCGTGGCGAGACACTGAAATGAGTTTCAGTGTGACTGATCCCGAATCGGGGCTTGAATACAACGGTCACAATTTAAACACACTGTTTGCGCAACGCAGTAATCTTTTCAGCCCTAAGTTTTACCGTCTGGTGTCGGGTATATTGGCCTTTAATAAAGCGGCCAAAAAAGCGTATGAGCAAGACAGCGAGACGCTTGATAAAGTCACTTTGGGCGAGTTTTTAAGCAAAAACGATATTCCACGGGCAGTGTCGGACTATTACCTGCTACCCATGGTGTCGGCCATTTGGTCGTCTACACTGGCCGACGCAGAAGCGTTCCCGTTAGGATTTTTTCTGCGCTTTTTTAATAATCACGGTTTGTTAAACGTGAGCGACAGACCGCAATGGCATACGCTTGTTGGTGGTTCAAAAGCCTATATTCCCATGCTCACAGAGCCTTATGCAGAGCGTATACACTTGGGCAGCGAAATTACCGCGGTCACGCGTCAGTCCGATCAGGTGACACTGACGTTTTCTGACGGCAAACAACAGTTTTTCGATGAGGTTGTTTTTGCCTGTCACAGCAACCAGACATTGCAATTACTGGGTGACGCAACTGACGATGAAAAAGTGATTCTCGGTGGTATTCCTTATCAACCGAATGAAGTGGTGCTGCATACCGATACCGCTTTGTTACCGAAGAAAAAGCGTGCCTGGGCTAGCTGGAACTATTTACTGAGAACCGATGAGGGGGCTGAACAGCAGCCCAGCTCTGTGACCTACAACATGAATATTCTTCAGGGTATTCAATGCGAGGATACCTTGTGTGTAACGCTCAACAACACGTCAATGATAGACGCTGAGAAGATCATAAAAACCATGACATTTGACCATCCACAATATTCAGTGTCGTCAATGAAAGCTCGCGGGCAGCGCGACAGAATTTGTGGTAAGCGCAATACGCATTTTTGTGGCGCATATTGGTACAACGGGTTTCACGAAGACGGGGTGCGCAGCGCCATCGACGTTGTTAACCGCTTGAATAGCGAGCAGGTTCCCAATCAATGAAAAGTGGCATTTATTGGGGGATCTATTCCACGCCCGATACAAACCTAAAAAGCATGAGTTCCATTATAAATTCTTTCAGTGGGCAATTGATTTGTCGGAGCTGAAAGAGGCTCATCAGTTGAGTCGTTGGTTTTCGTGTAAAGGTTTTGCTCCGCTGTGGTTTCGGCGAAAAGACTACCTTAAAAAAGAGCCCGGCACTTTACATGAGGCAGCGCTGTCTAAAATGTCAGCGCTGGCGGGCAGAAAGCTAGATGGCCGGGTTATGTTTGTCGGCAACATTCGGACCTTCGGTCTGTTTTTCAGCCCGATTAACCTTTATTTTTTAGAGCAGCAGGGCTCTTATACCTATATGCTGGCTGAAGTCAGCAATACCCCCTGGCTGCAGAGGCATTATTATTTAGTCGATTTAGGCGAAAAGGAACCCACAAGCCAAAAGGTGTTTCACGTATCACCTTTTAACCCCATCGATATGACCTACCACTGGCGCATCATGCCGCCGGCAGAAAAACTGTTTGTGCAAATAAGTGCGCATCAGGAAGAAAAGGACTTTGTGGCCGGTATGAATTTATTACGTTCTTCGCTAAACCAAGAAAGTATCCATAGCGTATTAAAGAAAACGCCTGTTATGGCTTTGAAAATAATCGGCGGTATTTATTGGGAAGCGTTAAAGCTATTTATAAAGCGGGTACCGTTCTACGGTCATCCAGGAAAATAATCTTAGTAAAGGAAAGTATTATGCCTGGCAGTGAAGTGGCATTGGAAACTCAAGTTCAGCGCGGGTTTTGGAATAATCAATTTCGCAACGTGGCGTTTACGTTATTACGCCATTTAAAAAAAGGCGAGTTGGTTATCGCCGAGAACGGACGCACGATAGAGCGTTTTGGTGAGAAAAACGCTGACTTAAGCGCGACAATTAACGTGCTGTCCGCAGACTTTTATCGCCGCTTAGTGACCGGTGGAAGCATAGGTGCGGCCGAGCTTTATATTGATAGGAGTTGGGAAACCGATGACTTAACGTCCGTTATTCGCGTGTTTGCCCGTAACCTGCCCGCACTGGACAAGCTTGAAACGCGGCTGGCGTGGCTTACGTACCCGTTTAATAAATACCAACATTGGTCAAACCGAAACCATAAGTCACAAGCAAAGAAAAACATTTCGGCTCACTATGACTTGGGTAACGAACTGTACACTCGTTTTCTGGATGACGCGATGCAGTACTCCAGTGCGTTATTTTTAAGTGAAGAAGACACCTTAGATACCGCGCAGCAAAACAAAATGAAACGTCTGTGCGACGTTTTGGAGCTAAAAAAAGACGATCATTTACTGGAAATTGGTACCGGCTGGGGTGGATTGGCCGTTTTTGCGGCTAAAAATTACGGTTGCAAAGTAACCACCACGACTATTTCAGAAGAGCAGTTCGAGTATGCAAAAGCTCGGGTTGAGAAAGAAGGCTTAGAAAAGCAAGTGACTTTGCTTAAAAGCGATTATCGGGACTTAGAGGGTCAGTACGACAAGTTAGTGTCAGTTGAAATGATAGAGGCGGTCGGTAAGCAGTATTTGCCAACCTTCTTCAAAACTTGCAACCGATTATTAAAGCCGCACGGTAAAATGGCGTTGCAGGCCATTACCATAGCGGATCAGCGTGAGAAAGCTTATGCCCGCTCTGTCGACTTTATTCAGAAGCACATATTCCCGGGTGGCTTTCTACCGTCGCTAAGCCAGATGACTCAGTTGTTTAAAAAGCATACCAACATGGTGGTCAGAGATACGTTTGACTTTGGTCTAAGCTACGCGAGAACGCTGAATATCTGGGCGGAGAACTTTAATGCAAAGGCAGATGAGTTAGCCAAGTTTGGTTATGACGAGCGTTTCTCAAGACTGTGGAACTATTACTTCAGTTATTGCGAAGGTGGCTTCTTGGAAAAGCGCGTGTCGGTCGTGCAAGTTGTTGCGGACAAGAGTCAGCTTTAATTAAGACCTGGGCGGAAGGTATTTATGCACAAGATTATTAGTTTTGTTCTGTTCAATGGTATTTGGTTCAGCGCGGTTGTAGGACGTGGTGATTACCTTTGGCTGACAGTTGCGTTAGTGCTGATACAAGTCGTCTATAGCTTGCGTATTGGCAATACTCACTGGACAGTTATGGCTCGCTTGTTTGCGGTGGGCCTTTTATTGGAAGCTATCAGCATTAGTTTGGGCGTCATTGATTTCGAAGGTGGTTACTTTCCACTATGGCTCGCTCTATTGTGGCTTGGTTTTGCAGCCATGGCACCAGTTGCTCTTGACTGGCTGGCAAAAAAGGCGTGGTTGGCGTTGATCGCGGGAGCAGTTTCAGGACCGGTGACTTATATGACCGGCGTTCAGTTTGGTGCCGCCACTATTGAGTCAACGCTGTTAACGGTGGTGACCTATGCCGCTGTCTGGTCATTGATGATGGGCTACTTTGTCTATCTTATGACGTCTAAGCCTAATGAACGTAAGGAGATATTGCCATGAAACGTTTTCTGACAGCTGCATTGACGCTGCTATTAAGTGCCGTGAATGCTTCTGCGTTGGCGGCCAGTTGCGAGGCGTCGGTGCCCGGGGACTTTTCTAAAGTGGGTGAAACCCGGCTCAGTGTTTTGTTTTGGGATGTCTATGATGCAGCGCTTTATAGCCCATCGGGTGCGTATGAAAAAAGTGAACGTCAGGCGCTCAAGCTGAATTATTTGCGCGATATTGACGCCGATGAGCTCATCGAAACCACTGAAGAAGAATGGCAAAAATTGGAGTTGGACGCTTCAGAGCATGATGAATGGTTAGCAAAATTAAAGGCTATCTGGCCGGACATTAAAGAGGGCGACTGCCTTCTTCTGGTGGAAAGTGATAACGGCTATGCAGAGTTTTATCAGGGCGAAGATCTGTTAGGCACAGTTGAGAGCCAGGCGTTTACCGATCAGTTTCTAGCGATATGGTTGTCTCCGGAAAGTCGCTTCAAAGAAGAGCGTAACGAACTTGTGGGAGCAAAATAATGGTTAAGTTAATAAAAGTACTTGTTCTGGTCAGTGTTGCTGCCTTGTTAGCCGCTTGCTCAACTAGCATAGACACTTACAAGTCAGCCAAGCCTGTATTAAAGCTCGAAGAGTTTTTTAAAGGCGACTTAGTGGCTTATGGCATGGTTCAGGACTACAGCGGTGAAGTGATACAACGCTTCACTGTTGAAATGACTGGAACCTGGGACGGTAACGAAGGGAAGCTAGACGAATATTTTACCTACGCCGACGGCCGTGAACAGCGTCGTATTTGGTACATTACCAAAACCGGTGAAAACAGTTATGAAGGGCGAGCCGATGACGTTGAGGGCGTGGCAAAAGGTACAACCGCAGGTAACGTTCTTAACTGGGAGTATCAGTTAGAAGTACAAATGGACGGCGAGCCTCTGGTACTGACTTTAGATGACTGGCTGTATTTGGTTGATGAAGATAATATGATCAACCGTACCAACATGTATAAGTGGGGCATTCCGGTTGGTGAAATCACGCTTTATATTGGTAAAAAATAAAGGTTAAGAAACCCTGTCATAAGCCGATAACAAACGTATAATGCACGTTAGTGTTAAACTGTAATCTGGGAATCGGCTGTGGCAATTAATTATCCGTCATTTACCTACAATAACCCGCGTATTCAGGGGCAAACAGTATTTATCAAGCGAGGCCCTCATCAGGGCAAGCTTGGCATTATTGCTAAGGTCATGGATAACGAGCGTTATTTAGTGTCACAGGCAGATTTTGGCTCTGAGCAAGTCATTTTCAAACGCAGCGACTTTTTGGTGCATCGTTACCGAAAAATTAAGGTGCCGATTGACCGTGTGGCGGGCAAAAATCCAGACGTTCTGTAATAGATAATGTATTAAATAATAAAAAAGCGACATTGAATGTCGCTTTTTTATTGGGTTAGAGCGCTGTGTTTATGCGCTACCGCGGGGTAGACGGCAGTCAGTGCCTTTGTCATCTAATTTCTGTTTCCACAGTTCTTTCGCAGTTAAGCCACCAGAGTTTGATTTTTTAACAGCAGGCTTTTTCGCGGCCGCTTTTTTAGGAGTCTCTTTCTTAGTAGCGCTTTTCTTAGGGGCTGCTTTTTTGCTTTCAGACTTAGTTTCCGTCTTTTTCGCCGTTGCCTTTTTAGGCGCGGCTTTCTCAGCTTTAGCCGATTTACCTTTCGCTAACGCTTTGGCTTCTTCGTCAAGCTGGGCCAAGCGGACGTTTTTGCCACCATCAACGCTGTACCAACCGTTGCTTGCTTCAATTTTTGGCTTTTTACCATGAGCTTTTTCGTAAGCTTCGGTATATTCCGCCAGTACCTTTTCTTTATCCAGTTTGCTCATGCAAATTTTCCTTTATTCAAGGGTTACTTTAAAACTCTGCTTAAAAAAGCTTCACACTTTGTTTATACCGTTTTTTCGGATTATTGTCTAATTTACGTTAATATAACGTTTTTTCAGGCCTTTTAAGCGAGAAAGCAGTATGACAGTTAAGCGTTCTGAACTTCACCAGTATTTAAATTCGTATTTAAACAGTGGAGCAATAAAAGATTATTGCCCAAACGGGTTACAGGTGGAGGGTACCGAATCTATTGGTAAAGTCATTACTGGAGTGACAGCGTGTCAGGCGCTCATAGATAAGGCCGTGGAAGAGC is drawn from Idiomarina piscisalsi and contains these coding sequences:
- a CDS encoding SDR family NAD(P)-dependent oxidoreductase, encoding MSILITGASSGIGRQLALDYAARSEHVIVCGRNQEALEEVQSEYPEFIDTLAFDITDKNATIEALSSVETLNRVILCAGVCEYLDTNSFDADMFERVFRVNVFGTMNCVEAALPKMAQGSKLVIVDSLARLLPFTKAQAYGGSKAAMHYITRSLEVDLKKRGIRVQSVSPGFVKTPMTDANDFEMPMRVTVETASKAIINGIDKNKRDIAFPKLFSGMLKFMGLLPEGMQVKLSEYMARKQ
- a CDS encoding LON peptidase substrate-binding domain-containing protein encodes the protein MSLSEQLPIFPLTSQVLPEGRMKLRIFEPRYIRLVKDSLQRDAEFVIAMFDNDKSPAEDDYIRPYGTSVKIIDFEPRDDGLLGITVEGQSRVRILGHWLESDNLRIGNIEHLPAWPQAALPDSCINLKEKLQEAYETYPELSELLPDLSYDRLDWLCSRWLEILPLDTDTKQSLIKEESCLKTQEYLLDLMGK
- the phrB gene encoding deoxyribodipyrimidine photo-lyase; protein product: MKKAIWFRSDLRTLDNEALYLATQSEVAPEAIFLVCEDTWQCHHWAPIKQDFLWRTLEVLNEKLAALGIKLHIKNIGKFSKTGGALREFCKTHNINKLYFNAEYALDEKNRDRAVTAVLKNDGVEVSKHHGNLLIKPGMVKTQQGEYYKKFTPFNKRWRAVLAQEIDVTSLKPNLFPNINPEPLPNVSLKAQDSSHYPAGEEAALSKLGQFVGHSVEVYQTGRDRPDENHTSELSAYLAIGAISPVTAARTLQQFSPEFPYGLPEGPDTWLAELAWREFYQHLMDFEPRLSKGESFQRETDSIQWRDDEKGFIAWCEGKTGYPIVDAGMRQLNETGWMHNRLRMITANFLVKDLLIDWRKGEAYFMQNLIDGSFPANNGGWQWSASVGTDAVPYFRVFNPVRQSEKFDPQGAYIRKWVKELDSVPDKHIHWPHEWLKNKSNNEYYPPIVEHKAARERFLTTFKQVKHG
- a CDS encoding NAD(P)/FAD-dependent oxidoreductase — translated: MKIAVIGSGIAGLTCAYYLSREHEVSVFEKRDRIGGHTCTNDVKVNNTMYAVDTGFIVFNDKTYPRFKRLLRELKVAWRDTEMSFSVTDPESGLEYNGHNLNTLFAQRSNLFSPKFYRLVSGILAFNKAAKKAYEQDSETLDKVTLGEFLSKNDIPRAVSDYYLLPMVSAIWSSTLADAEAFPLGFFLRFFNNHGLLNVSDRPQWHTLVGGSKAYIPMLTEPYAERIHLGSEITAVTRQSDQVTLTFSDGKQQFFDEVVFACHSNQTLQLLGDATDDEKVILGGIPYQPNEVVLHTDTALLPKKKRAWASWNYLLRTDEGAEQQPSSVTYNMNILQGIQCEDTLCVTLNNTSMIDAEKIIKTMTFDHPQYSVSSMKARGQRDRICGKRNTHFCGAYWYNGFHEDGVRSAIDVVNRLNSEQVPNQ
- a CDS encoding YbgA family protein, whose product is MRLKVGISSCLMGDEVRFDGGHKRSAFATDELTRHIDLVRFCPEVGIGMPVPRPTIRLEKHGSNGSETVEAVVPKTGEIVTTELSDFADKIQIKAKDLSGYILCAKSPSCGMERVKLYDPETGHARKEATGIFASRLQENNPAMPLEEDGRLNDPHLRENFIMRVYVYGQWKQIEDTPTKNNLLSFHSSCKLLLLAHNQQRYRELGKRLGETEVVDAEFATQYIRDVMEALSEPASRRNHTNVLQHIQGYFKGDLDPQQREELSDIILQYHDGILPLMSPLTLIKHYLREFPKAYLDNQWYLNPYPVDLKLRYGL
- a CDS encoding sigma-70 family RNA polymerase sigma factor produces the protein MQMVSGRTSTRGSMNTTQTDAAERAAELLASIAETRSRAAFSELFRHFAPKLQSYATRQFGNEQTAMDLVQETMTNVWHKAHLFKPDKGSPSTWIFTIARNIRFDLLRKNKKRKDDISADELWPILSEQNDNLDDGYSLDNDVLMQEISQYYAQLPDAQRIVIEKIYIEGKSQQEVSDALGVPLGTIKSRTRLALKKLKELIVNGD
- a CDS encoding nuclear transport factor 2 family protein; its protein translation is MDNKELVDALKSFYDELKTDNLDDMDDMYHDEVSFTDPIHQVVGLEDLKKYFKGTMENVEYCHFTFDDECVSEERAYLSWQMRYSHPKIGNGMEIILPGVSYISFEDGKIREQRDYYDLGAMLYEHVPLVGYVIDKIKSRLVSE
- a CDS encoding ChrR family anti-sigma-E factor gives rise to the protein MVIKSHPGEALLYQYAAGDLSAAMTIVVGTHVDMCKACRRTVCDIEQKLCEDNLDTIVNVANHAMTKSQCDQMLEAIFQSSVCNKVENEPSDILYLEGRRFTLPRTLAHNSHRIGDWSKLVGKLWRAPLTLENGNQTNLIYMAPGAKVPEHTHKGQEATLVLDGVFNDEKDEYKDGDFVLLDPSKTHTPETQEQDCLTLATLDAPLHFTSGISRLLNPFSSLFFRA
- a CDS encoding integration host factor subunit alpha, translated to MALTKAELAEVLFEKHGISKQDAKALVEDFFEEIRTALESGEQVKLSGFGNFELRTKGQRPGRNPKTGEEIPIKARRVVSFKPGQKFKSRVENAEPE